Proteins found in one Quercus robur chromosome 2, dhQueRobu3.1, whole genome shotgun sequence genomic segment:
- the LOC126694484 gene encoding uncharacterized protein LOC126694484 yields MPARLKKDFRMQEPEVQIEGVNVAFKEPVHKILDQIKNESFFRWPNKMGGNPSRGNQNLYCTYHRDKGHTIEQYQVLKDHLGQLVKVGYLKEFVVDSADREAGQGVQQKRNPLPPPLGVIEVIHAASRGMAAAKRVMTVAYTEGESPEKRLKVDRLTISFSEEDLEGTI; encoded by the coding sequence ATGCCGGCAAGACTGAAAAAAGATTTTAggatgcaggaaccagaggtgcaaatTGAAGGAGTTAATGTGGCATTCAAAGAGCCTGTGCACAAAATCCTAGATCAAATTAAGAACGAATCGTTCTTCAGgtggccaaacaaaatggggggTAACCCATCTCGGGGGaaccaaaacttgtattgcacATACCATAGGGACAAAGGGCACACCATTGAGCAGTATCAGGTActaaaagatcatctcgggcagctAGTAAAAGTAGGGTATCTGAAAGAGTTTGTGGTGGACTCTGCTGACCGAGAGGCCGGCCAGGGTGTTCAGCAAAAAAGGAATCCCCTCCCACCACCGCTGGGAGTGATCGAAGTCATCCATGCTGCCTCGAGAGGTATGGCAGCAGCTAAAAGGGTAATGACAGTGGCTTACACGGAAGGAGAATCACCCGAGAAGAGGTTGAAAGTTGATCGACTAACCATCTCTTTCAGCGAAGAAGACTTGGAAGGGACGATCTAA